The Lolium perenne isolate Kyuss_39 chromosome 6, Kyuss_2.0, whole genome shotgun sequence genome segment GAGTTGAGTTGACCATTGGTTTTTGTCCTGAGCCTAACATTATGTTGTGCTAATCTTACTACTACACAATTACTTGTACTTCCTCTTATAAGTGTCATGGTTTTAGTTTTGACTTATTCTTGATCGGAGGGGAGTTATAACATTTACGGAATTGCTTTGCATACGATGTTTCATGTCCGATTTTGGTACGATCCTCCAATCCGTTGGACTCCATGCGCCCTCTAATCAAACGACCATGTGGCTTGTCGTACAAACTTCGGATGTGAATCCGTCAGACGTATAGCAGAGTATTTAGGCCAAAAGCAAGCTCACATGCTACATTTATTGCTCGAATTAAGGAGTTCTCAAAAAAAATTCATATACTTTGTAGTACTTCAACAAATATAGGGCTACAAAAATACTGAATTAATTATTGACAGACGACGCAAGGTGTTCTAACTGCAGTTTGCAGAGAAAATTCTTTTCGGGGAGATAGTCCGGCAGAATGTCCGTGCATGTCTTGGTGTGAGGATCATAGAGTCCAAAGGATGCTTTCCTTTCCATGTAGTAGTAGTATCTAGGAACATATTCTATAAGCAACTTTTCGCCACCATGCATCACCCTTAAAGGCATACAACGATAAGGCGCATAACGATACCCGAATACGCTCATTGGGATTGTGTACACTTTGGTCCAGTTACCTTTACCACAATCATGCATGATCCATATGTTGGTGGATGAATTATGTGAATTTGGAAACATACGCACGTTGTCATACTCCTCTTGGACCAAACAAAGAAAACCGTTGAGCTCTGTTATGTAGACTGAAATTGTACTCCACCTCTTGGCACCAACAAACTCCGATGGACCTTCGATCGGGTTGACCTTCCATTGCTCTTTTTCGAGGTCAAAGCAAAGCAAGGTGCCAGATGCCCCTTCGGTCAAGAAGTACATGACACCATCAATAGTGATTGGAGAATAATAGCGATCGAGGAAATACTTGTTGGTGGGGCGTGTCTTCCTCCTTCTCCATCTTGTGTCGGCACCTAATGTGAGAACTTGACAGGTATCACCTCGGACGAGCCGGACCACCTTGTATACACAAGAGGAGGCGGTACGGCCGATGCCGATGGTTTCATACTGACATCTGGCAAATTCATGttgttgccttttcacttgtagtCCCGAGATGGACAAGAGCACCTTCCCCGTGGCCAAATCAACCACATGGACACCTTTGCAAGGATGGTCGAGGACACACACTAGTCCGGCGTCGAGGCTTGTCGCGGGAAGGATGTCCGATCCACCGACGCCTTCGATCACTCTAACAACATTGCCGCTGAGATCCCTGAGCCGCAAATCAGGTTCATTGTATCCTCGAAAGTAGCCGGTGTCGACGAGGAGCAGGTCGGGGCGGCGAGACTTGTGTGCGGCGAGGAAGGCCGGGTCAGAGAGGAGGGCACACCACTGCTTGGACACGCATTGGAACCGGCGGAGGGCCCTCCCTGGCATCCTCAAAAGGATGTCAAAGAGGATGTCATTTGCTATTGAGACTGCAGTTGCCTTGGGAAGCATGTCGTGTGCAcaccgccggccggccggccggaaaATAATAAGATCGGTATTCTATGGATTGATATCTCTTCGTCGGTCCGTCTGGTCTATCCGCTGAGGCGAGTACCTTTAAATAGGTTGCAATACCCGTG includes the following:
- the LOC127309835 gene encoding putative F-box protein At5g62060, with the translated sequence MLPKATAVSIANDILFDILLRMPGRALRRFQCVSKQWCALLSDPAFLAAHKSRRPDLLLVDTGYFRGYNEPDLRLRDLSGNVVRVIEGVGGSDILPATSLDAGLVCVLDHPCKGVHVVDLATGKVLLSISGLQVKRQQHEFARCQYETIGIGRTASSCVYKVVRLVRGDTCQVLTLGADTRWRRRKTRPTNKYFLDRYYSPITIDGVMYFLTEGASGTLLCFDLEKEQWKVNPIEGPSEFVGAKRWSTISVYITELNGFLCLVQEEYDNVRMFPNSHNSSTNIWIMHDCGKGNWTKVYTIPMSVFGYRYAPYRCMPLRVMHGGEKLLIEYVPRYYYYMERKASFGLYDPHTKTCTDILPDYLPEKNFLCKLQLEHLASSVNN